Proteins encoded within one genomic window of Streptomyces kaniharaensis:
- a CDS encoding FAD-dependent oxidoreductase → MTTGAELPAPLDSIVIAGGTLTAWIAAARLASAFRGTVRVTVVETAERPSAQVTALAPAFRRDLFDRLGTPENIWMRAASASFNAATRYVGWRADAVYLPNPAGGQDCEGFPLTDFWQLRRRTGHTLEPVDHACSVVPPLLDAGKSPRWLDGRTAFPYGWHADTAMLTHFLRRTAVQTCGVRLHSAEILGADRDGTGMVTALHTTRGRIEADLFVDCTGRAARLLAGILGEPFQPAGDRLPADRTATVTLPHDTARHGIEPYTTVTTRPEGHLWRRPLPGRHTIGLVYASARTTPAEAERILRTPAGAVVTHTATPAGRLRRSWVRNCLALGTAAASADPLDEDHAATLTLLDRLIRDLPSLAGRETPAARFNATAAALHEQALDLARLRRITSPYAAPAPHPDQLRPVLDAHATGLAPTPDDLPLRTLLTTLSPHTANPPPSLAHHPHAVRAAEDAFTRIKRHQRTLLETLPDAHIYLSTTQSLPSPALT, encoded by the coding sequence ATGACCACCGGCGCCGAACTGCCCGCCCCTCTCGACAGCATCGTCATCGCGGGCGGCACGCTCACCGCCTGGATCGCCGCCGCCCGGTTGGCCTCCGCCTTCCGGGGCACGGTCCGCGTCACGGTCGTCGAAACCGCCGAACGCCCGTCCGCCCAGGTCACCGCCCTCGCCCCGGCCTTCCGCCGCGACCTCTTCGACCGCCTCGGCACACCGGAGAACATCTGGATGCGCGCCGCGTCGGCCTCCTTCAACGCGGCCACCCGGTACGTCGGTTGGCGCGCCGACGCGGTCTACCTGCCCAACCCCGCCGGCGGCCAGGACTGCGAGGGATTCCCGCTCACCGACTTCTGGCAGCTCCGCCGCCGCACCGGCCACACCCTGGAACCCGTCGACCACGCGTGCTCCGTCGTCCCCCCGCTGCTGGACGCCGGGAAGTCACCGCGCTGGCTCGACGGCCGCACCGCGTTCCCCTACGGCTGGCACGCGGACACCGCCATGCTCACCCACTTCCTGCGCCGCACCGCCGTCCAGACCTGCGGCGTACGGCTGCACAGTGCCGAGATCCTCGGCGCCGACCGGGACGGGACGGGCATGGTCACCGCCCTGCACACCACCCGCGGCCGGATCGAGGCCGACCTATTCGTCGACTGCACCGGCCGCGCCGCCCGCCTGCTCGCCGGCATCCTCGGCGAACCCTTCCAGCCCGCCGGCGACCGCCTCCCCGCCGACCGCACCGCCACCGTCACCCTCCCCCACGACACCGCCCGCCACGGGATCGAGCCCTACACCACCGTCACCACCCGCCCCGAAGGCCACCTCTGGCGCCGCCCGCTCCCCGGCCGCCACACCATCGGCCTGGTCTACGCGAGCGCGCGCACCACCCCCGCCGAGGCCGAGCGCATCCTCCGCACCCCCGCCGGCGCCGTCGTCACCCACACCGCCACCCCCGCCGGGCGGCTGCGCCGCAGCTGGGTCAGGAACTGCCTGGCCCTCGGCACCGCCGCCGCCTCCGCCGACCCGCTCGACGAGGACCACGCCGCCACCCTCACTCTGCTCGACCGGCTGATCCGCGACCTGCCGTCACTCGCCGGCCGCGAGACCCCCGCCGCCCGCTTCAACGCCACCGCCGCCGCCCTCCACGAGCAGGCCCTCGACCTGGCCCGACTCCGCCGGATCACCTCGCCCTACGCCGCGCCCGCGCCCCACCCCGACCAGCTGCGCCCCGTCCTCGACGCCCACGCCACCGGCCTCGCCCCCACCCCCGACGACCTGCCGCTGCGCACCCTCCTCACCACCCTCAGCCCGCACACCGCCAACCCGCCCCCGTCCCTGGCCCACCACCCCCACGCCGTCCGCGCCGCCGAGGACGCCTTCACCCGCATCAAGCGCCACCAGCGCACCCTGCTGGAGACCCTCCCCGACGCCCACATCTACCTCTCCACCACCCAGTCCCTCCCGAGCCCTGCCCTGACCTGA